In one Nocardia tengchongensis genomic region, the following are encoded:
- a CDS encoding class I SAM-dependent methyltransferase: MSDSDAAPRIDPTTVDYEQLYRGEELFPGVVVQRPPWDIGRPQPLLAALEEAGHIRGEVLDVGCGPGDTAIHLAGLGYRVTGLDVAPTAIEQARQRAARRGVPVTFEVADAAILDGYDNRFDTVVSSALLHCLNPAQRRTHASALARAIKPGGHLIQFCFSPAEHTELYAPIRSPSRSCAPCSLRRSGRSPPCEPITWRPRCQPSNSRTYLPRTTSTPPGTRRAPYCYRSWYSRLSASESHRMAGPGVSAGPCLFEWT, translated from the coding sequence ATGAGCGACAGCGACGCAGCACCGCGGATCGACCCGACGACAGTCGATTACGAGCAGTTGTACCGCGGCGAAGAGCTCTTCCCCGGCGTCGTCGTCCAGCGACCGCCATGGGATATCGGCAGGCCGCAACCGCTACTCGCGGCATTGGAGGAGGCCGGCCACATCCGCGGTGAAGTTCTCGACGTCGGCTGCGGGCCCGGCGACACCGCCATCCATCTCGCCGGCCTCGGCTACCGCGTGACCGGCCTCGATGTCGCACCCACCGCGATCGAACAGGCTCGCCAACGCGCCGCGCGACGCGGCGTACCGGTTACCTTCGAGGTCGCCGACGCCGCGATCCTGGACGGATACGACAACCGTTTCGACACCGTCGTGAGCAGCGCACTGCTGCACTGCCTGAACCCCGCACAACGCCGAACCCACGCGAGCGCACTGGCCCGGGCGATCAAGCCGGGTGGCCACTTGATCCAATTCTGCTTTTCCCCCGCCGAACACACCGAGCTCTACGCCCCTATCCGATCCCCGAGTCGGAGCTGCGCACCCTGTTCGCTCCGCCGATCTGGACGATCACCACCCTGCGAGCCGATCACCTGGAGACCACGGTGCCAACCGAGCAACAGTCGAACCTATTTACCCAGAACAACTTCCACCCCGCCCGGGACGAGAAGGGCGCCCTACTGCTACCGATCCTGGTACTCGAGGCTCAGCGCATCTGAATCCCACAGAATGGCAGGGCCCGGCGTCTCCGCCGGGCCCTGCCTTTTCGAGTGGACCTGA
- a CDS encoding thioredoxin domain-containing protein: MSKPTSKHTPQPVSSKTTYALAGLAVVVVAVIVAAVVLWNRGGGDEVRNDGYGPPHDPAVTVALDSDGAIVLGKPGVSKTIDLFEDPLCPACGQLETIYGQEIAQAVDTGKIAVRYRLVNFLDSRSGSKDYSTRAIAANECVAQGGDGPVYGKFHSMLFTTKQPSEGGSDHSNDELAAIAKEAGAGDDVAKCITHRDRADTARAHAEASMKALNEALNNRAATPSVFIDGKKVDVNNKNWVQDAAK; the protein is encoded by the coding sequence GTGAGCAAACCGACGTCGAAGCACACACCGCAGCCGGTCTCCAGTAAGACCACCTATGCGCTGGCCGGTTTGGCCGTGGTGGTGGTCGCGGTCATCGTGGCCGCGGTCGTCCTCTGGAATCGCGGGGGCGGGGACGAGGTGCGCAACGACGGGTACGGTCCGCCGCACGATCCGGCGGTGACGGTGGCGCTCGACTCGGACGGCGCGATCGTGCTCGGCAAGCCGGGCGTCTCGAAAACCATTGACCTGTTCGAGGATCCGCTGTGCCCGGCCTGCGGCCAGCTGGAGACCATCTACGGCCAGGAGATCGCCCAGGCGGTGGACACCGGCAAGATCGCGGTCCGATACCGCCTGGTGAACTTCCTCGACTCGCGCTCGGGCAGCAAGGACTACTCGACCCGCGCCATCGCCGCCAACGAGTGCGTCGCCCAGGGCGGTGACGGCCCCGTCTACGGCAAGTTCCACTCCATGCTGTTCACCACGAAGCAGCCCTCCGAGGGCGGCTCCGACCACAGCAACGACGAACTCGCCGCGATCGCCAAGGAAGCGGGCGCCGGCGACGACGTCGCCAAGTGCATCACCCACCGCGACCGCGCCGACACCGCCCGCGCCCACGCCGAAGCCTCCATGAAGGCCCTCAACGAGGCCCTCAACAACCGCGCTGCCACCCCCTCGGTCTTCATCGACGGCAAGAAGGTCGACGTCAACAACAAGAACTGGGTCCAGGACGCCGCGAAATAG
- a CDS encoding ATP-binding protein, which translates to MPRAEYAERIVRGGFPEAITRSTDKRRKAFFDSYVGDLISRDIRQLSEIERTSEMRALLQLVAARSGQLLANTSLSNDVALGASTVKRYLTLLEEVYLIKRIPAWSRNLSNRATMTPKVAFVDSGIAANLVGADARNMLRPSGRFGPLLEGFVLMELARQRTWSTEDVEMYHYRTRDGVEVDAVLENRRGEVVGIEVKAASTVGPDDFRHLHHLSERLGDDFLTGIVLHTGQQTLPFGPKMLAMPVSALWEVQSPEHRPPGGRHVGAGH; encoded by the coding sequence GTGCCGCGAGCAGAGTACGCCGAGCGGATCGTCCGCGGCGGATTCCCGGAAGCCATCACACGAAGTACTGACAAGCGGCGCAAAGCCTTCTTCGATTCCTATGTGGGTGATCTGATCTCACGTGACATCCGCCAGCTTTCGGAGATCGAGCGCACCTCCGAGATGCGCGCCCTCCTCCAACTGGTCGCCGCTCGCTCAGGTCAACTGCTCGCGAACACCTCGCTCAGTAACGACGTCGCGCTCGGCGCCTCCACCGTCAAGCGCTATCTGACGTTGCTGGAAGAGGTCTACCTCATCAAACGCATACCGGCGTGGTCGAGAAACCTGAGCAACCGCGCGACGATGACCCCGAAGGTAGCCTTCGTCGACTCCGGCATCGCAGCGAATCTCGTCGGAGCCGACGCGCGTAACATGTTGCGCCCCAGCGGCCGGTTCGGTCCGCTACTGGAGGGGTTCGTGCTGATGGAACTCGCACGCCAGCGCACTTGGTCCACCGAGGACGTCGAGATGTACCACTACCGCACCAGGGATGGGGTCGAGGTCGACGCCGTACTCGAGAACCGACGCGGCGAAGTCGTCGGCATCGAAGTCAAAGCCGCATCCACCGTGGGACCCGACGACTTCCGTCACCTCCACCACCTCTCTGAACGCCTCGGCGACGACTTCCTCACCGGCATCGTGCTCCACACCGGCCAACAAACACTGCCCTTCGGACCGAAGATGCTGGCAATGCCGGTGAGCGCACTCTGGGAAGTCCAGAGCCCCGAACACCGACCTCCGGGAGGCCGCCACGTCGGGGCTGGTCACTGA
- a CDS encoding nitroreductase/quinone reductase family protein, with the protein MNAETNRRMTNAFNKIIVGLQRGGIAFGPMRLLTVRGRRSGQLRTFPIAVIALDGGQYIFQAFPKAAWVANARAADTVELARGRRSSTVRLVEVPVDERPPLLRQLVTTSPASVGNRFVTTGLAETSTPDGVAAAAHRIAVFRVEQI; encoded by the coding sequence ATGAACGCCGAAACCAACCGCCGCATGACCAATGCCTTCAACAAGATCATCGTCGGATTGCAAAGGGGCGGAATCGCTTTCGGTCCGATGCGTTTGCTCACGGTGCGGGGCCGGCGCAGCGGGCAGTTGCGGACCTTCCCGATTGCGGTGATCGCCCTCGATGGCGGGCAGTACATCTTCCAGGCTTTCCCGAAGGCCGCCTGGGTCGCGAACGCACGGGCCGCGGATACCGTCGAGCTGGCGCGGGGTCGGCGGTCCTCGACTGTCCGACTGGTCGAGGTCCCGGTGGACGAACGGCCGCCGTTGTTGCGTCAATTGGTGACCACCAGTCCGGCCAGTGTCGGCAATCGTTTCGTGACGACAGGTCTGGCCGAGACGTCCACTCCGGACGGAGTGGCGGCGGCCGCGCATCGGATCGCCGTGTTCCGCGTCGAGCAGATCTGA
- a CDS encoding MarR family winged helix-turn-helix transcriptional regulator: MGSTADRAGARRRRQLTVAVKDALRDLNIQLSLLNRRFGGRIELRDVDWTCLDLINRHGPLTPTELARRAGLHPATLTGILDRLQKGGWIVRERDPESTDRRAVALRGVRERNAELFQVFAGMNSRMDELCDHYSEAELEVIADFLRRTGSAGHESAEELADG, translated from the coding sequence ATGGGTTCGACAGCGGATCGGGCAGGAGCTCGCCGCCGGCGGCAGCTCACGGTTGCCGTCAAGGATGCGCTGCGCGACTTGAACATCCAGCTGTCGCTGCTCAATCGCCGGTTCGGCGGCCGAATCGAGCTCCGGGATGTCGACTGGACCTGCCTCGATCTGATCAATCGACACGGCCCGTTGACCCCGACCGAATTGGCGCGCCGGGCCGGCCTGCACCCGGCGACGCTCACCGGGATTCTCGATCGGCTGCAGAAGGGCGGCTGGATCGTGCGCGAGCGCGATCCCGAATCGACGGACCGTCGCGCGGTCGCGCTGCGCGGCGTCCGCGAACGCAACGCCGAGCTGTTCCAGGTCTTCGCCGGGATGAACAGCCGGATGGACGAACTGTGCGACCACTATTCCGAGGCCGAACTCGAGGTGATCGCCGACTTCCTCCGCAGAACCGGCTCGGCCGGTCACGAATCGGCCGAGGAATTGGCCGACGGCTGA
- a CDS encoding DUF222 domain-containing protein — translation MFDSREVEAMGEDELVDALRRAHGAAAFAQAAEVTAVREMYRRHRAVNAEPGAGGVRAGEFAAAEIAVAVQVSEGVAAALIDIGLALDSLPQTKLAFAAGRIDLSRVQVITDCLRGLSREVREVLEPKLIDAALRSDPARLRQTAQRWVIRLDPKGETRRREIREQDRDVRIRAVQDGMAVFEGLLPAAGAQALAMRLREMSLQVCDQDPRTMAQRRADALIALADGSGRLHCGCGKNLDCPKADAPTTTRRPLIQVGVAAETLLGLRDDPAFLAGYGPIDANLARSLAEHARFQVIPEYFPDDTEYSRDGSGPGPAIMGTADLPTPSAKTRTANAGPNRAARMRAPRAARVTVHAHAEPAGPASPRKRPGNERPPTTGRPSMIRPRHREWIVGASPPIARLLSNQPNPPLCRIRPWHPRPHRIDSRLSQSPPWISSPRPQHCRISPRRPRPHRIDPLRPQTPTRQRSHTASAPKSQGCGRSRTPRPARYAPSTDSAASPAAPCPPRKPR, via the coding sequence ATGTTCGATAGCCGAGAGGTGGAGGCGATGGGCGAGGACGAGCTGGTCGACGCGCTGCGGCGGGCACACGGGGCGGCGGCGTTCGCGCAGGCGGCGGAGGTCACCGCGGTGCGTGAGATGTATCGGCGGCATCGGGCGGTCAATGCCGAACCGGGGGCCGGCGGGGTGCGGGCCGGGGAGTTCGCGGCCGCGGAGATCGCGGTGGCCGTGCAGGTGTCGGAGGGGGTGGCCGCGGCGCTCATCGATATCGGGCTGGCGTTGGATTCGCTACCGCAGACGAAGCTGGCGTTCGCGGCGGGGCGGATCGACCTGTCGCGGGTGCAGGTGATCACGGATTGCCTGCGGGGGCTGTCGCGGGAAGTCCGAGAAGTGCTGGAGCCCAAGCTGATCGACGCGGCACTCCGGTCCGATCCGGCGCGATTACGGCAGACCGCGCAGCGGTGGGTGATCCGCCTCGACCCGAAAGGCGAAACCCGGCGACGCGAAATCCGGGAGCAGGATCGCGACGTTCGGATCCGCGCCGTGCAGGACGGGATGGCCGTGTTCGAAGGACTGCTCCCGGCCGCAGGAGCGCAAGCTCTCGCCATGCGGCTGCGGGAAATGAGCCTCCAGGTCTGCGACCAGGACCCGCGCACCATGGCGCAGCGCCGGGCCGACGCCCTCATCGCCCTGGCCGACGGCTCCGGTCGGCTGCACTGCGGCTGCGGCAAGAACCTCGACTGCCCCAAGGCGGACGCGCCCACCACGACGCGACGACCCCTCATCCAGGTCGGCGTCGCCGCGGAAACCCTCCTCGGCCTGCGCGACGATCCGGCCTTCCTCGCCGGCTACGGCCCCATCGACGCGAACCTCGCCCGCTCCCTCGCCGAACACGCCCGATTCCAGGTCATCCCCGAGTACTTCCCCGACGACACCGAATACTCCCGCGACGGCTCCGGTCCGGGCCCGGCCATCATGGGTACCGCGGACCTGCCCACACCGTCCGCGAAAACCCGGACAGCCAACGCCGGCCCGAACAGGGCGGCACGGATGAGAGCGCCACGGGCGGCGCGGGTGACGGTCCACGCCCACGCCGAACCCGCCGGACCCGCATCGCCGCGGAAGCGCCCTGGGAACGAGCGGCCGCCCACCACCGGCAGGCCCTCGATGATTCGTCCACGACACCGCGAGTGGATCGTGGGCGCCTCACCACCGATAGCGCGGCTCCTGAGCAACCAGCCGAACCCTCCGTTATGCCGAATCCGCCCATGGCACCCGCGACCGCACCGGATCGATTCACGGCTGTCACAGAGTCCACCCTGGATCAGCTCACCTCGCCCGCAGCATTGCCGAATCAGCCCACGGCGCCCGCGCCCACACCGAATCGATCCGCTGCGGCCGCAGACTCCGACCCGGCAGCGAAGCCACACCGCAAGCGCGCCAAAATCGCAGGGGTGCGGCCGTTCTCGAACGCCCCGGCCCGCGAGGTACGCGCCGTCGACGGATTCTGCCGCTTCCCCGGCTGCACCATGCCCGCCGCGGAAACCTCGCTGA
- a CDS encoding ATP-binding protein, with protein sequence MQTRHGPVIPRRAEAAVTEALADTRVVLINGARQSGKSTLVRLVAKGREAEWRDLDVTLTRQAALNDPDGFVDSPNLMVVDEIQRAPELLLAIKAQVDADGRPGRYLLTGSARILGLRALPDTLVGRMETIELWPFSQGEITGAPDAFIDAVFTHRDNCVTLRPCREQSTPSGSSAADSRKPSHEVLTSGAKPSSIPMWVI encoded by the coding sequence ATGCAGACCCGACACGGGCCAGTCATCCCGCGACGTGCCGAAGCGGCGGTCACCGAAGCGCTGGCCGATACCCGCGTGGTCCTCATCAATGGCGCGAGGCAGTCCGGCAAGAGCACCCTCGTTCGCCTCGTCGCAAAGGGACGTGAAGCCGAGTGGCGCGACCTCGACGTCACCCTGACCAGGCAGGCCGCACTCAACGACCCGGACGGGTTCGTCGACTCGCCGAACCTGATGGTGGTGGACGAGATCCAGCGGGCACCCGAACTGTTGCTGGCGATCAAGGCGCAGGTGGACGCCGACGGCCGCCCTGGCCGGTACCTGCTGACCGGCTCCGCGCGCATACTCGGACTGCGGGCACTGCCCGACACCCTGGTCGGCCGTATGGAGACCATCGAGCTGTGGCCCTTCTCCCAAGGCGAGATAACCGGCGCGCCTGATGCCTTCATCGACGCGGTCTTCACCCACCGAGACAATTGCGTCACACTACGACCGTGCCGCGAGCAGAGTACGCCGAGCGGATCGTCCGCGGCGGATTCCCGGAAGCCATCACACGAAGTACTGACAAGCGGCGCAAAGCCTTCTTCGATTCCTATGTGGGTGATCTGA
- a CDS encoding alpha/beta hydrolase has protein sequence MQSKTERVRVRFTSGDIECVAWHYPGSNGACVVMAAGGAVTKEPGTDRFARRFQDDGFTVLAFDFRRLGESGGQPRQIIRMREQLADFDAAIAYASTLPEVSPDRIAIWGFSLSGGHVLRVAARHPRLGAAIAQTPLVDGVRGAARAGRHQRPLAMLRVLGLGILDAIGGLAGRPPLLIPLAGEPGTVAMLTTPDSRDGNRALNPDNSYPQWRQLIAARSGIRIGLYRPGRYAPGVTSPLLVLVADQDQTAPAGIAIEAARSAPNAEVAHVMGGHYAPFLDAHEQALDSELRFLRTHLLAPDRTRSKLHTPTPESEPIR, from the coding sequence GTGCAGAGCAAGACAGAACGCGTGCGGGTGCGGTTCACCAGCGGCGACATCGAGTGCGTCGCATGGCACTACCCCGGTAGCAATGGCGCCTGCGTGGTCATGGCGGCAGGCGGAGCGGTCACCAAGGAACCGGGCACCGACCGCTTCGCACGCCGATTCCAGGACGACGGGTTCACCGTGCTCGCCTTCGACTTCCGACGGCTCGGGGAAAGCGGCGGGCAGCCACGCCAGATCATCCGGATGCGTGAGCAACTCGCGGACTTCGACGCGGCGATCGCCTACGCATCGACCCTGCCGGAGGTGTCACCCGACCGGATCGCGATCTGGGGCTTCTCCCTGAGCGGCGGACACGTCCTCCGGGTAGCGGCACGGCATCCGCGACTCGGCGCGGCCATCGCACAGACCCCACTGGTCGACGGCGTCCGCGGCGCGGCTCGAGCCGGACGCCATCAACGACCGCTCGCGATGCTGCGCGTCCTGGGCTTAGGCATCCTCGACGCCATCGGCGGCCTGGCCGGCCGCCCGCCGCTGCTGATACCGCTGGCGGGCGAACCCGGAACCGTCGCGATGCTCACCACACCCGATAGCCGGGACGGCAACCGAGCACTGAACCCGGATAACAGCTATCCGCAATGGCGGCAGCTGATCGCCGCGCGTAGCGGGATCCGGATCGGCCTGTACCGACCCGGCCGATACGCGCCCGGAGTCACCAGCCCCTTGCTGGTTCTGGTAGCCGACCAGGATCAGACCGCTCCGGCCGGCATCGCGATCGAAGCGGCGAGATCAGCGCCGAACGCGGAAGTCGCCCACGTGATGGGCGGACACTACGCGCCGTTCCTCGACGCACACGAGCAGGCCCTCGACAGCGAATTGCGGTTTCTCCGCACGCATCTGCTCGCCCCCGACCGAACTCGGAGCAAGCTCCACACCCCCACTCCCGAAAGCGAACCGATCAGATGA
- a CDS encoding DUF2786 domain-containing protein — MGKPNRKHRAAKQRAQQGASEFWATEGGEPPTPEEIGNAVLAAAMASARIGAGSKTPRGDSGVAARFAGQVSARELPGHDLGSGVHLAGRHIIKRVFQHGWLPGDVQQAARRRVDDFAVSFLVDVMADYVRPFAPATMDETWIEQIRAIEADTWWSDSEPHFGQWAAKHMLTVAAAITTVVEALALLLLLPELELIRPLPGTARPQGTVHHHVDEKVLGRVRGLLAKAESTSFPEEAETLSAKAQELMTKYALDRVLVDADASVPDLPGARRIWLETPYIDAKALLVNVVAGANRSRAIVASAWGFVTIVGDEADLEAIEVLTTSLLVQATRAMMASGDRDTRGDEARSRTFRKSFLVAYAARIGERLAAATAATIAESAEPERLLPVLASHQIAVDTAFDTLFPHARNRGITIRSAEGWEAGRAAADRARLDGQRRIDR, encoded by the coding sequence GTGGGTAAGCCGAATCGCAAGCATCGGGCCGCCAAGCAGCGGGCGCAGCAAGGCGCGTCCGAATTCTGGGCGACGGAAGGCGGCGAGCCACCGACGCCGGAGGAGATCGGCAACGCGGTCCTGGCAGCCGCCATGGCGTCCGCCCGGATCGGCGCGGGAAGCAAGACGCCGCGCGGCGATTCGGGTGTCGCGGCGCGGTTCGCCGGGCAGGTCTCGGCGCGCGAGCTGCCCGGTCATGACCTGGGGTCCGGGGTGCACCTCGCCGGGCGGCACATCATCAAGCGGGTCTTTCAGCACGGGTGGCTGCCTGGGGACGTGCAGCAGGCCGCGCGGCGGCGGGTCGACGACTTCGCGGTCAGCTTCCTGGTCGACGTGATGGCCGACTACGTGCGGCCGTTCGCGCCCGCGACCATGGACGAGACCTGGATCGAACAGATCCGGGCGATCGAGGCGGACACCTGGTGGTCGGACTCGGAACCACACTTCGGGCAGTGGGCCGCCAAACACATGCTGACCGTGGCGGCGGCGATCACGACTGTGGTCGAAGCGCTCGCGCTACTGCTTCTGCTGCCGGAGCTGGAACTCATCCGGCCGCTGCCGGGGACCGCGCGACCGCAGGGCACGGTGCACCATCACGTGGACGAGAAAGTGCTCGGACGGGTTCGGGGACTGCTCGCCAAGGCCGAGTCGACCTCCTTCCCCGAGGAGGCCGAGACCTTGTCGGCCAAGGCGCAGGAACTGATGACCAAGTACGCGCTCGATCGCGTGCTGGTCGACGCCGACGCCTCCGTCCCCGATCTGCCCGGGGCGCGGCGCATCTGGCTCGAGACGCCCTACATCGACGCGAAGGCGCTGCTGGTCAATGTGGTCGCCGGGGCCAATCGCAGTCGTGCGATCGTCGCCTCCGCCTGGGGATTCGTGACCATCGTCGGCGATGAGGCCGACCTCGAGGCGATCGAGGTGCTGACCACCTCGCTGCTGGTGCAGGCCACCCGGGCGATGATGGCCAGCGGCGACCGGGATACCCGCGGCGATGAGGCGCGCAGCCGGACCTTCCGGAAATCGTTCCTGGTCGCCTATGCCGCGCGCATCGGCGAGCGGCTCGCGGCGGCCACCGCGGCCACCATCGCGGAATCGGCTGAGCCGGAACGGCTGCTGCCGGTGCTGGCCTCGCATCAGATCGCCGTCGACACCGCCTTCGACACCCTGTTCCCGCACGCCCGCAATCGCGGCATCACCATCCGCAGCGCCGAGGGCTGGGAGGCCGGGCGGGCCGCCGCCGACCGGGCCCGTCTCGACGGTCAGCGGCGGATCGACCGGTAG
- a CDS encoding ATP-binding protein translates to MDNALRYPISVIDGPPGTGKTQTILNIIASVICRPGATVGVVSFSNSAVDNVIEKLTREGFGMVAANLGSAGKREGFFDTQGPRNAAVDALVGAGPAAEAKAADRLRKVNRQLDDLLKQDRQRAESQQQLHGFRLEQRHFESFFERGEVPGVNELPLLRRYRADKLLAFIEDTDPRWIRDGNWGRMTDIVKRYFKYRALRQVDARDADVILRIERLCYQKRIAELEQQVATLGNALAGKKFEDLLAEQARLSQQLLRDSLCTRYGSMGRSVYREGYQRRFEQFAQDYPLILSTCHSLQNSIGAATLLDYLIIDEASQVDLVTVAPVLACARNLIVVGDLEQLPPVTKELAGVPSAPDPIFDYRSSVLSAIIDCYGDRIRRTMLREHYRCDPDIIEFCNRKFYGRKLIPYTSSETKFAPMTVVRTSPGNHMRYLRGDDSSATRGRSNQREIDVIQHGVIPWISADIALDEIGVTTPYRRQADKVTDALIDSIEADTVHKFQGREKDAIIMTTVLDDTKSGRAALRFADDPKLINVAVSRAARLFVLVTHPSELPASRHLRDLIGYIRYRDPDSAVVDSDVVSIFDLLYTAQDKRRRKHPRIGWGAHRIPFGGHRADAAGRDPHRPRVWSPGHTPAGPTAACVPAPRSPMQTSARWKWTASIRTRARQSSASAMC, encoded by the coding sequence GTGGACAATGCGCTGCGGTATCCGATTTCGGTGATCGACGGACCGCCGGGAACAGGGAAGACACAGACGATCCTCAATATCATCGCGTCGGTGATCTGCCGACCAGGGGCGACGGTTGGGGTGGTGTCGTTCAGCAATTCCGCCGTCGACAATGTCATCGAGAAGCTGACCCGGGAAGGCTTCGGGATGGTGGCAGCGAACCTGGGAAGCGCCGGCAAGCGGGAGGGGTTCTTCGACACGCAGGGGCCGCGCAACGCTGCGGTCGATGCGCTGGTGGGGGCAGGGCCGGCAGCGGAAGCGAAGGCAGCCGACCGGCTCCGCAAGGTGAATCGGCAACTGGACGACCTGTTGAAGCAGGATCGGCAGCGCGCGGAATCGCAGCAGCAGCTGCACGGATTCCGTTTGGAGCAGCGGCATTTCGAGTCGTTCTTCGAGCGGGGCGAGGTGCCCGGCGTCAATGAACTGCCACTGCTGCGGCGATACCGCGCGGACAAACTTCTGGCATTCATCGAGGACACCGACCCCCGCTGGATTCGAGACGGCAACTGGGGCCGGATGACCGACATCGTAAAGCGCTACTTCAAGTACCGGGCGCTGCGCCAAGTGGACGCCAGGGATGCCGACGTCATCTTGCGTATCGAACGCCTCTGCTACCAGAAGCGGATCGCCGAACTCGAGCAGCAGGTCGCCACGCTGGGTAACGCCCTGGCGGGCAAGAAGTTCGAGGATCTGCTGGCTGAGCAAGCGCGGTTGTCCCAGCAGCTGCTGCGGGATTCGCTGTGCACCCGGTACGGCTCGATGGGTCGCAGCGTGTACCGCGAGGGGTATCAGCGGCGGTTCGAGCAGTTCGCTCAGGACTATCCGTTGATATTGAGCACCTGTCATTCCCTGCAGAACAGCATCGGAGCCGCGACGCTACTGGACTACCTGATCATCGACGAGGCATCGCAGGTGGATCTGGTGACGGTCGCGCCGGTGCTGGCCTGTGCACGCAATCTCATCGTGGTCGGCGATCTGGAGCAGCTCCCACCGGTCACGAAGGAACTTGCGGGCGTGCCCTCTGCGCCCGATCCGATCTTCGACTATCGAAGCAGCGTGCTGTCCGCGATCATCGACTGTTACGGCGATCGAATCCGCCGGACGATGTTGCGTGAACACTACCGATGCGATCCGGACATCATCGAATTCTGCAATCGAAAGTTCTACGGCCGCAAGCTGATTCCGTACACTTCCAGCGAAACGAAATTTGCGCCGATGACCGTGGTGCGGACCTCGCCCGGCAATCATATGCGCTATCTCCGCGGTGACGACAGCTCGGCGACGAGGGGGCGCAGCAATCAACGCGAGATAGACGTGATCCAGCACGGGGTCATCCCCTGGATATCCGCCGACATCGCACTGGACGAGATCGGGGTCACCACGCCCTACCGGCGGCAGGCCGACAAGGTCACGGATGCGCTGATCGACTCCATCGAAGCCGATACCGTGCACAAATTCCAGGGCCGGGAGAAGGACGCCATCATCATGACCACGGTGCTGGACGACACCAAGAGCGGCCGGGCAGCACTGCGGTTCGCCGACGACCCCAAATTGATCAATGTGGCGGTATCCCGCGCAGCCCGGTTGTTCGTCCTGGTCACGCACCCGTCGGAGCTACCTGCGAGCCGCCATCTACGCGATCTGATCGGCTACATTCGATACCGCGATCCCGACAGTGCCGTGGTAGACAGCGACGTAGTGTCGATCTTCGATCTCCTCTACACCGCGCAGGACAAACGCCGTCGCAAACACCCGCGTATCGGTTGGGGGGCGCACCGAATTCCCTTCGGAGGACATCGCGCTGACGCTGCTGGAAGAGATCCTCACCGACCCCGCGTATGGTCACCTGGCCATACACCGGCAGGTCCCACTGCAGCATGTGTTCCCGCGCCCAGATCACCAATGCAAACATCTGCGCGGTGGAAGTGGACGGCTTCTATCCGCACGAGGGCTCGCCAGAGCAGCGCGAGCGCGATGTGCTGA